A single window of Hyphomicrobiales bacterium DNA harbors:
- a CDS encoding Uncharacterized 52.8 kDa protein in TAR-I ttuC' 3'region encodes MDIFSNLSYGLSIAASPENLLYCFIGALLGTFIGVLPGLGPLATIAMLLPLTFSLPPTGALIMLAGIYYGAQYGGSTTAILCRLPGESSAVMTAIDGYQMARQGRAGPALAIAALGSFFAGCVATLVIAIAAPPLSALGQRFGAPEYFALMVLGLVAAVVIANGSVMKAVLMILVGVMLGLVGTDVESGVKRLTFGIPSLADGLDIAPVAMGLFGIAEIIRNLEQRLTKNEIEQEISGLMPTRKDFREATPAVLRGTALGTVLGILPGGGALLSSFAAYVLEKRLSRTPEKFGQGAIAGVAAPESANNAGAQTSFIPMLTLGIPSNAIMALMMGAMMIHGVQPGPNVMTKQPDIFWGVIVSMWVGNLMLLVINLPLIRVWVWILRIPYSVLFPAILLLCAIGVYSINSSMLDVLVMMLFGVMGYGLTKIGCEPAPLLLGVILGPLMEENLRRSLTLSRGSPMILLEHPISAGLLAVAAILLISVLLPKVRRQREVAFEEQT; translated from the coding sequence ATGGATATCTTCAGCAATCTGAGTTACGGGCTGTCGATCGCGGCTTCCCCCGAAAATCTCCTCTATTGTTTCATCGGTGCGCTTCTCGGCACTTTCATCGGCGTACTGCCGGGCCTCGGGCCGCTGGCGACGATCGCCATGCTGTTGCCCTTGACATTCTCGCTGCCGCCGACCGGTGCCCTGATCATGCTCGCCGGCATCTACTACGGCGCGCAATATGGCGGCTCCACGACCGCGATTCTGTGCCGTCTGCCGGGCGAGTCGTCTGCGGTGATGACGGCGATCGACGGCTATCAGATGGCACGCCAGGGCCGGGCGGGGCCCGCGCTCGCCATCGCGGCGCTGGGTTCCTTCTTCGCCGGCTGCGTGGCGACCCTGGTCATCGCCATTGCTGCGCCACCTCTCTCGGCGCTCGGGCAGCGATTCGGCGCACCTGAATATTTCGCTCTGATGGTACTTGGTCTCGTCGCAGCGGTCGTCATCGCCAATGGATCGGTGATGAAAGCCGTGCTGATGATCCTCGTCGGCGTCATGCTGGGCCTTGTCGGCACGGATGTGGAAAGCGGCGTCAAGCGGCTCACCTTCGGTATTCCCTCGCTTGCCGATGGCCTGGACATCGCGCCGGTCGCGATGGGGCTTTTCGGCATCGCGGAGATCATCCGCAATCTTGAGCAGCGGCTGACCAAGAACGAAATCGAGCAGGAGATCTCCGGCCTCATGCCGACGCGCAAGGATTTTCGCGAGGCGACACCGGCCGTGCTGCGCGGAACCGCTCTCGGCACGGTGCTCGGCATTCTGCCCGGCGGTGGCGCTCTCCTCAGCTCCTTTGCAGCCTATGTTCTCGAGAAACGCCTGAGCCGGACCCCGGAAAAATTCGGGCAGGGCGCGATCGCCGGTGTCGCGGCGCCGGAATCCGCCAACAATGCCGGTGCGCAGACCTCGTTCATCCCGATGCTGACGCTGGGTATTCCCTCCAACGCCATCATGGCGCTGATGATGGGGGCTATGATGATCCATGGTGTCCAGCCCGGCCCCAATGTGATGACCAAGCAGCCCGACATCTTCTGGGGCGTGATCGTAAGCATGTGGGTCGGCAATCTCATGCTGCTCGTCATCAACCTGCCGTTGATCCGGGTGTGGGTGTGGATCCTGCGCATCCCCTACAGCGTCCTCTTCCCGGCGATTCTTCTCCTGTGTGCCATCGGCGTCTACTCGATCAACAGCTCCATGCTGGATGTGCTGGTTATGATGCTGTTCGGTGTGATGGGCTATGGCTTGACAAAGATCGGTTGCGAGCCCGCGCCGCTGTTGCTCGGGGTCATCCTTGGGCCGCTCATGGAGGAAAATCTCCGGCGCTCGCTGACCTTGTCCCGCGGCAGCCCGATGATCCTGCTAGAGCACCCGATCAGCGCCGGCCTGCTGGCGGTCGCCGCGATCCTGCTCATTTCCGTGCTGCTGCCGAAGGTTCGCCGACAGCGCGAGGTCGCATTCGAGGAACAGACGTGA
- a CDS encoding membrane hypothetical protein (Evidence 5 : Unknown function) has translation MQSGHYRERGAGRAVTNDLILGVLGLAFTAFAWWMLRDLPQFEGFRVGAGYMPRIVLAGIGLISLILVVRGFGGHGERPESFSLRPLLLVCLALILFALSIESLGIVVASAVAVFVCAAAAYDFRPVQALILSVAVTACAIMLFTVLLGLPIKVWP, from the coding sequence ATGCAATCAGGGCACTATCGAGAGCGTGGCGCCGGAAGAGCGGTGACGAACGATCTCATTCTGGGTGTGCTGGGCCTCGCCTTTACGGCTTTCGCATGGTGGATGCTTCGCGATCTTCCACAGTTTGAGGGCTTTCGTGTCGGCGCCGGCTACATGCCGCGGATTGTGCTGGCCGGGATTGGTCTCATTTCGCTCATCCTGGTCGTCCGTGGCTTCGGTGGTCACGGTGAAAGGCCGGAGAGTTTTTCGCTGCGCCCGCTCCTGTTGGTGTGTCTGGCGCTGATCCTGTTTGCGCTGTCCATCGAGTCGCTCGGGATTGTCGTTGCCTCGGCAGTCGCCGTCTTCGTCTGCGCGGCTGCCGCTTATGACTTCCGCCCGGTGCAGGCCCTCATCCTGTCCGTGGCCGTCACGGCCTGCGCGATCATGTTGTTCACCGTTCTCCTAGGGCTGCCGATCAAGGTTTGGCCGTGA
- a CDS encoding hypothetical protein (Evidence 5 : Unknown function) produces MIVAHPEKTMGRQALAFSAIMGLGAPLSMRARRPGRPRHRR; encoded by the coding sequence ATGATCGTTGCACATCCCGAAAAGACGATGGGCCGTCAAGCCCTCGCCTTTTCGGCGATCATGGGTCTCGGCGCACCGCTGTCGATGAGGGCACGGCGGCCAGGCCGGCCCCGACATCGCCGCTAG
- a CDS encoding conserved exported hypothetical protein (Evidence 4 : Unknown function but conserved in other organisms), whose product MDLRHVLAPVLLAGGVILAAMGAVGAQDAAAGYPKHPIKMVVPYPPGGTTDPVARFIAADIEKRLKQPVVVENKPGAAGSIGTEAVVRAAPDGYTLLTHTSVITVDPSFKKNLGYDVQKDLVPVSVLATGPYILVVNPSVPANNVQELIAYAKANPGKLNYGSAGVGSSGHLIGEMFKMAAGIDMTHVPYKGGGPSIVGLTGNEVQLVFDTLTSKPLVESGQLKALAVTDTKRWPSLPNVPTVMESGLKDFSVTIWVGTFAPAKTPPAIIEKLNAEIKTALSDPSMISRLEMIGVLPAGETPAQSAARVNADVERWRNVITSAKIEPQ is encoded by the coding sequence ATGGACCTGAGACACGTTCTAGCCCCTGTCCTGTTGGCGGGCGGGGTCATTCTTGCGGCGATGGGCGCTGTCGGAGCGCAGGATGCTGCGGCTGGATACCCGAAGCACCCGATCAAGATGGTCGTGCCCTATCCGCCGGGTGGCACAACGGATCCAGTGGCGCGTTTCATCGCCGCCGACATCGAAAAGCGGCTGAAACAGCCGGTCGTGGTCGAGAACAAGCCCGGAGCGGCGGGTTCGATCGGCACCGAAGCTGTCGTCCGGGCGGCGCCTGACGGCTACACGCTGCTGACGCATACCTCGGTCATCACCGTCGATCCGAGCTTCAAGAAGAATCTCGGCTACGACGTCCAGAAGGATCTCGTGCCCGTCAGCGTTCTGGCGACCGGGCCCTATATCCTCGTGGTCAATCCTTCCGTGCCAGCCAACAACGTGCAGGAACTGATTGCCTATGCCAAGGCCAATCCCGGCAAACTCAACTATGGATCGGCCGGCGTTGGCTCCTCGGGCCATCTGATCGGCGAGATGTTCAAGATGGCGGCCGGCATCGACATGACCCATGTGCCCTACAAGGGCGGCGGGCCATCGATCGTCGGCTTGACGGGCAACGAGGTGCAGCTGGTATTCGACACCCTGACGTCGAAGCCGCTCGTCGAGAGCGGGCAGCTCAAGGCGCTCGCGGTGACCGACACCAAACGCTGGCCCAGCCTGCCGAACGTGCCCACGGTCATGGAAAGCGGGCTGAAGGATTTTTCCGTCACGATCTGGGTCGGCACCTTCGCGCCGGCAAAGACGCCGCCGGCGATCATCGAGAAGCTGAACGCCGAGATCAAGACGGCCCTGTCGGATCCATCCATGATCTCCCGTCTGGAGATGATCGGCGTCCTGCCTGCGGGTGAAACGCCGGCGCAATCGGCGGCCCGCGTGAACGCCGATGTCGAGCGGTGGCGCAATGTGATCACGAGCGCCAAGATCGAGCCGCAATAG
- a CDS encoding D-3-phosphoglycerate dehydrogenase, with protein MKGYGMKRCAVIDDYQTAASAVADWGRLAEAVDVQFFHEPFHDEDGAAKRLAGFDIVVAMRERTPFPASLLERLPQLKLLVTTGMRNRSIDIEAAHRQGIVVCGAEGAGRPTSEMTWALILTAARNLAVETAGFRRGAWQTTLGLDLHGRTLGLLGLGTVGAQVAAVAQAFGMTVVAWSRNLTAERCVALGVTRAASLQDLLATADIVSIHLVLGERTRGLVGVAELKAMKSSALLVNTSRGPIVEEAALLRALRERWIAGAALDVYDQEPLPADHPFRDLANLTATPHLGYVTEGNYRSFYGMAVEDIAAWLEGRPLRVLCP; from the coding sequence ATGAAGGGATACGGCATGAAACGATGCGCAGTGATCGACGACTATCAGACGGCCGCGTCAGCCGTGGCGGATTGGGGGCGTCTGGCAGAGGCAGTCGACGTCCAGTTCTTCCATGAGCCGTTCCACGACGAGGACGGGGCCGCGAAGCGGCTGGCAGGTTTTGACATAGTGGTCGCCATGCGGGAGCGAACTCCCTTTCCGGCGAGCCTTCTGGAACGGCTTCCACAGCTGAAGCTTCTCGTCACGACGGGCATGCGGAACCGGTCCATCGATATTGAGGCGGCTCATCGCCAGGGCATCGTCGTCTGCGGCGCGGAGGGGGCAGGGCGCCCGACCTCGGAAATGACCTGGGCACTGATTCTGACGGCGGCCCGCAACCTCGCTGTCGAAACGGCTGGTTTCCGCAGGGGCGCATGGCAGACAACGTTGGGTCTGGATCTTCATGGGCGCACACTGGGCCTGCTCGGTCTGGGAACGGTCGGCGCACAGGTGGCGGCGGTGGCGCAAGCCTTCGGCATGACGGTGGTGGCGTGGAGCCGGAATCTCACGGCAGAGCGCTGCGTGGCGCTTGGTGTGACGCGCGCCGCCTCGCTTCAGGACCTTCTCGCCACCGCGGATATCGTGTCGATCCATCTTGTCCTGGGGGAGAGGACACGCGGGCTCGTCGGCGTGGCGGAACTAAAGGCCATGAAGTCCTCGGCCTTGCTGGTCAACACCTCGCGTGGTCCGATCGTGGAAGAGGCGGCCCTTTTGAGGGCCTTGCGGGAGCGGTGGATCGCCGGGGCCGCGCTCGATGTCTATGACCAGGAGCCTCTGCCGGCTGATCATCCCTTCCGCGATCTCGCCAATCTCACGGCGACGCCGCATCTCGGCTATGTGACGGAAGGAAACTACCGCAGTTTTTATGGCATGGCTGTGGAAGACATCGCGGCGTGGCTGGAGGGGCGCCCGCTGCGGGTATTGTGCCCCTGA
- a CDS encoding conserved hypothetical protein (Evidence 4 : Unknown function but conserved in other organisms): protein MAVGRYVTDLDTGDVLGPIEFAISPFQVREYCHSVEMHQEYFQGSDDQIAPPTLVHLDKLRLYRHACPAGTGPTARVHYEFDAVFHDEIKVGEPLRVTGRVAERSIKRGREYVYMDIELERLSDGKPLVSYRDTVILAYRQKEQ from the coding sequence ATGGCGGTGGGACGTTACGTCACCGACTTGGACACGGGCGATGTTCTGGGGCCAATCGAATTCGCGATCAGTCCTTTTCAGGTCCGCGAATATTGTCACTCGGTCGAGATGCATCAGGAATACTTTCAGGGAAGCGATGATCAGATCGCTCCCCCGACGCTTGTGCATCTCGACAAGCTGAGGCTCTACCGCCATGCCTGCCCGGCCGGCACGGGTCCGACGGCCCGCGTGCATTATGAGTTCGATGCGGTTTTCCACGACGAGATCAAGGTCGGCGAGCCCCTGCGGGTGACGGGCCGCGTGGCCGAGCGCTCCATCAAGCGCGGTCGCGAATATGTCTACATGGACATCGAACTCGAGCGCCTATCCGATGGCAAGCCGCTGGTCAGCTACCGCGACACCGTCATTCTTGCCTACCGCCAGAAGGAGCAATGA
- a CDS encoding MaoC dehydratase-like protein: protein MTRVAAQAIPSFEIGAEIRSRPRRMTRDRMRWYVDTQATVAADDGRHHRGGPTIHDDDDYAKSQGLPGIIADGMVSTNWILDLLLNTFGPSFLKNGRLSTKYIAPVYEDQVVISCARVETVHLDAESRTTYQLSVWCEDDTGKMLTVGRADIASH from the coding sequence ATGACGCGCGTCGCTGCACAGGCTATCCCCTCCTTCGAAATCGGTGCGGAGATTCGCTCGCGTCCTCGCCGCATGACGCGGGACCGCATGCGTTGGTATGTCGACACCCAGGCGACGGTCGCCGCTGATGACGGCCGCCATCATCGCGGCGGCCCGACGATCCATGACGACGACGACTACGCCAAGTCGCAGGGCCTGCCGGGCATCATCGCCGACGGTATGGTCTCCACGAACTGGATACTTGACCTGCTTCTCAATACCTTCGGTCCGTCATTTCTGAAGAACGGCCGACTGTCGACGAAGTATATCGCGCCTGTCTACGAAGATCAGGTGGTCATCAGCTGCGCGCGCGTCGAAACCGTCCACCTCGATGCCGAGAGCCGCACCACCTACCAGCTTTCCGTGTGGTGTGAGGACGATACCGGCAAGATGCTCACCGTCGGCCGCGCCGACATAGCCTCCCACTAG
- a CDS encoding CoA:oxalate CoA-transferase → MKKVLDGIKVLDFSRIFAGPAATQVLGDLGADIIKVEEPGHGDDARTFGVSEETMRTFGASPSYLALNRNKRSIVLDLRQASGRQLAARLAAQCDVIVHNFRPGGMKKFGLDYETLKAAKPGLVYCEFSAYGDTGPLAHLGANDVALQAHSGLMSITGEADGPAVRCGTAVIDLHASLALVSAILAALLHREKTGEGQRVETSLLRSSADLMNYFYTEYWLDGTIRQRMGTANHLSVPNQAFPAADGSVIIIAPADDMWRRCANALDPERLDRPQFKTAFDRRRNRDELIATLTAVTSTLTCRELVERLGAAKVNVSKVNNVAEAADDPQLAAIGGTLDIPTPNGSLKAVAMPFTMSETPATLHRPPPRLGEHIEEVLREFGIAPDEIHNLERAGAFGPALQRELAG, encoded by the coding sequence GTGAAGAAAGTCTTGGACGGCATCAAGGTTCTGGATTTTTCCCGCATATTCGCGGGGCCAGCGGCCACGCAAGTGCTGGGAGACCTTGGGGCGGATATCATCAAGGTCGAGGAACCCGGCCACGGCGATGATGCAAGAACCTTCGGCGTCTCCGAGGAAACCATGCGGACATTCGGGGCGAGCCCTTCCTATCTCGCCCTGAATCGCAACAAGCGCAGCATCGTGCTGGACCTGCGGCAGGCGTCGGGCCGCCAGCTGGCCGCCCGCCTTGCCGCCCAATGCGATGTCATCGTCCATAATTTCCGCCCCGGCGGCATGAAGAAGTTCGGCCTCGACTATGAGACCCTCAAGGCTGCCAAACCGGGGCTGGTCTATTGCGAGTTCTCGGCCTATGGCGACACGGGTCCCCTCGCCCATCTCGGCGCCAATGATGTCGCCCTGCAGGCCCACAGCGGCCTGATGAGCATCACCGGCGAGGCGGATGGTCCGGCGGTACGCTGCGGCACGGCGGTGATCGATCTCCACGCGAGCCTTGCGCTCGTTTCGGCCATCCTGGCGGCCCTGCTGCATCGCGAGAAGACCGGTGAAGGCCAGCGGGTGGAGACCTCGCTGCTGCGCAGCTCGGCCGACCTCATGAACTATTTCTACACCGAATACTGGCTCGACGGGACGATCCGCCAGCGCATGGGCACAGCGAATCATCTGAGCGTGCCGAACCAGGCCTTCCCGGCCGCCGACGGCAGCGTCATCATCATCGCCCCGGCGGACGACATGTGGCGGCGTTGCGCAAACGCGCTCGATCCCGAGCGCCTCGACAGGCCGCAGTTCAAGACCGCCTTCGATCGTCGCCGCAATCGCGACGAGCTGATCGCGACCCTGACGGCGGTGACCAGCACATTGACCTGCCGGGAACTGGTCGAGCGGCTCGGGGCCGCCAAGGTCAATGTGTCGAAGGTGAACAACGTCGCCGAGGCGGCCGATGATCCGCAGCTCGCCGCCATCGGCGGAACACTCGACATTCCAACGCCGAACGGGTCGCTCAAGGCGGTCGCCATGCCGTTCACCATGAGTGAGACGCCGGCGACGCTCCATCGCCCGCCCCCCCGGCTCGGGGAGCATATCGAGGAAGTCCTGCGCGAATTCGGCATCGCTCCGGACGAGATCCACAACCTAGAACGCGCGGGCGCGTTCGGTCCGGCCCTGCAGCGCGAACTCGCGGGTTAG
- a CDS encoding hypothetical protein (Evidence 5 : Unknown function), which translates to MSIPLWALTREFALQGRTERARAF; encoded by the coding sequence GTGTCCATACCGTTATGGGCTCTAACCCGCGAGTTCGCGCTGCAGGGCCGGACCGAACGCGCCCGCGCGTTCTAG
- a CDS encoding hypothetical protein (Evidence 5 : Unknown function) encodes MDTGRALALRARVARVAERNVSLAAQGAPAWALKRASR; translated from the coding sequence ATGGACACGGGGAGGGCTTTGGCGCTTCGCGCCAGGGTGGCGCGGGTCGCCGAGCGAAACGTGAGCCTTGCAGCTCAGGGCGCGCCGGCCTGGGCTCTGAAGCGCGCCTCTCGTTAG
- a CDS encoding Carboxymuconolactone decarboxylase — MSELDAQRQALKDQIIAERGYWHPFHQGLLERDPDFLAAYLAFLSQPWRTGVLQPKVREFIYIAVDASVAHMYERGMRRHIEFALERGATPDEVLEVVELAAGLGGESAILGVRILAEELKAIRGEDVEAAALSEEQKRLKDEFIAVMGGWPDYGDAFLSLDADYLRSFLAFVGGPWKRGTLEPKIKDFVAIAVNSSPATLNPDGVRRHIRSALDHGATSTEIMEVIQLAAAIAIHTCTIGVPNLVEADAARTGIVG, encoded by the coding sequence GTGAGCGAACTGGACGCGCAACGGCAGGCACTCAAGGACCAGATCATTGCCGAGCGGGGTTACTGGCATCCTTTCCACCAGGGACTGCTGGAGCGGGACCCGGATTTCCTCGCCGCCTATCTCGCTTTCCTCTCCCAGCCCTGGCGGACGGGCGTGCTTCAGCCCAAGGTGCGCGAGTTCATCTATATCGCCGTGGATGCCTCGGTCGCGCATATGTATGAGCGCGGCATGCGCCGCCACATCGAGTTCGCGCTTGAACGCGGGGCGACGCCTGACGAGGTGCTGGAGGTGGTGGAACTTGCGGCCGGCCTCGGTGGCGAAAGCGCGATCCTCGGCGTCCGTATCCTCGCGGAAGAACTCAAGGCCATCCGCGGCGAGGATGTCGAAGCGGCAGCGCTCTCCGAGGAGCAGAAGCGCCTGAAGGACGAGTTTATTGCCGTCATGGGCGGCTGGCCGGACTATGGCGATGCCTTCCTGAGCCTCGACGCAGACTATCTGCGGTCGTTCCTAGCCTTTGTCGGCGGGCCCTGGAAGCGCGGGACGCTGGAGCCGAAGATCAAGGACTTCGTGGCCATCGCGGTGAATTCGTCGCCCGCGACCCTCAATCCCGATGGCGTCAGGCGGCATATCCGCAGCGCCCTCGACCATGGTGCGACGTCGACCGAGATCATGGAGGTGATCCAGCTCGCGGCCGCGATCGCCATTCACACCTGCACGATCGGCGTGCCCAATCTCGTGGAAGCGGACGCGGCCCGGACGGGAATCGTCGGCTGA
- a CDS encoding hypothetical protein (Evidence 5 : Unknown function): MTETASQPIAADSSSPARVEIDPGHPDVARIVIDNPPVNAGSLAVRAGLLKAIEEVAASPAITAAVLIGAGTTFIAGSDIKEFGAPLADPQVPVVIAAIEACPKPIIAAIHGAALGGGYEIALGCDARVATVDAVVGLPEVTLGMIPGAGGTVRLPRLTDPARAIEIIVSGRRLKASEALDLGLIDAVAEGDLAVFAAAFARAHGKRRLGEAMPRPYDEAEFEAAAAAALREGGDRTAVREAVAAVRRALRSPFAEALRKERDVFQVLRVSDEAAALRDRFFAERRARREAAAAHAAEAPR, translated from the coding sequence ATGACCGAAACCGCTTCGCAGCCGATTGCAGCCGACAGCTCCAGCCCGGCGCGGGTGGAGATCGATCCCGGCCATCCCGATGTAGCCCGCATCGTCATCGACAATCCGCCGGTCAATGCGGGCTCCTTGGCGGTCCGTGCGGGGCTCCTCAAGGCGATCGAGGAGGTGGCGGCTTCCCCCGCCATCACGGCTGCCGTCCTGATCGGCGCGGGGACCACGTTCATCGCCGGCTCGGACATCAAGGAGTTCGGAGCGCCGCTCGCGGACCCACAGGTGCCGGTTGTGATCGCCGCCATCGAGGCCTGCCCGAAGCCGATCATCGCCGCGATCCATGGCGCGGCGCTCGGCGGCGGCTATGAGATCGCGCTCGGTTGTGATGCCCGCGTGGCAACAGTGGACGCCGTGGTGGGGCTGCCGGAAGTCACGCTCGGCATGATACCCGGCGCGGGTGGAACGGTTCGTCTGCCGCGATTGACCGACCCGGCCAGGGCGATCGAGATCATCGTTAGTGGACGTCGGCTGAAGGCATCCGAGGCCCTTGACCTCGGCTTGATCGACGCGGTCGCGGAGGGCGATCTGGCGGTCTTTGCCGCAGCCTTTGCCCGTGCGCATGGAAAAAGGCGGCTAGGCGAGGCGATGCCGCGCCCCTATGACGAGGCCGAGTTCGAGGCGGCGGCCGCCGCCGCCCTGCGTGAGGGTGGGGATCGCACGGCCGTCCGCGAAGCCGTGGCGGCGGTGCGCCGCGCCCTCCGGAGCCCCTTTGCCGAGGCGCTGCGGAAGGAGCGGGACGTGTTCCAGGTGCTACGGGTCAGTGATGAGGCGGCCGCCCTGCGCGATCGCTTCTTCGCGGAGCGGCGGGCCAGGCGCGAGGCAGCGGCCGCGCATGCTGCCGAGGCGCCGCGCTGA
- the fabG gene encoding 3-oxoacyl-(acyl-carrier-protein) reductase codes for MTETNITRVALVTGGAQGVGRAIARKLLEQGAEVVIADIQEEKAKEAAAEITADGGVALGLAADVASEESVRQLFATVDEQFGRLDILVNNAGIAPRRMSEKDDVEGTALDDWQRVIAINLTGVFLMCRAAVPLMKRGGWGRIVNIASRAGRTHSPTTRAHYAASKAGLIGFSRALAGEVGAAGITVNCVSPARVVTPLTRNAGDVADEDLRTIARTPVGRVGRPEDIAAAVAFLASDGAAFTSGAILDVTGGAYMP; via the coding sequence ATGACGGAAACGAACATCACCCGCGTCGCGCTGGTGACAGGTGGCGCGCAGGGCGTCGGCAGGGCCATCGCCCGGAAGCTCCTGGAGCAAGGCGCTGAGGTCGTCATCGCCGATATCCAGGAGGAAAAGGCGAAAGAGGCGGCCGCCGAGATCACCGCGGATGGCGGCGTAGCGCTGGGCCTCGCGGCGGATGTCGCAAGCGAGGAATCGGTCCGCCAGCTCTTCGCGACAGTGGACGAGCAGTTCGGCCGCCTCGACATCCTCGTCAACAATGCCGGCATAGCGCCCCGCCGGATGTCGGAGAAGGACGACGTGGAGGGGACGGCGCTGGACGACTGGCAGCGTGTCATCGCCATCAACCTCACCGGCGTCTTTCTGATGTGCCGGGCCGCGGTCCCGCTGATGAAGCGCGGCGGCTGGGGGCGTATCGTCAATATCGCGTCGCGCGCCGGACGCACGCATTCGCCGACGACGCGCGCCCATTATGCCGCCTCGAAGGCCGGGCTCATCGGCTTCTCGCGCGCCCTGGCCGGGGAAGTCGGCGCGGCCGGCATCACGGTCAACTGCGTATCACCTGCACGCGTGGTGACGCCGCTGACGCGCAATGCCGGAGACGTGGCCGACGAAGACCTGCGGACCATCGCACGCACGCCAGTCGGTCGCGTCGGCCGGCCCGAAGACATCGCGGCCGCGGTGGCCTTTCTCGCATCGGACGGCGCCGCCTTCACCAGTGGCGCGATCCTGGATGTGACTGGTGGCGCCTATATGCCCTGA
- the ybhH gene encoding putative isomerase YbhH (Evidence 3 : Putative function from multiple computational evidences) produces the protein MSQTAIPFLFMRGGTSRGPYFNRADLPDDRETLAAVLLAVMGSGHLLNIDGIGGGAAVTTKVAMLSRSDSNAADVDYFFAQVSVEDRRVDFKPTCGNILSGVGPAAIEMGLVAPMGDQTAVRIRAVNTGALVKAIVETPGGVVRYDGSAAIAGVPGQAAPVLLNFMDVVGSATGALLPTGQPRDEIDGIAVTCMDVAMPMVIARACDFGLTGHESAAELDANTDFFARMEAIRIEAGRRMGLGDVSQSVTPKFGLLAPPQAGGTVAARYFMPWKTHPTMAVTGAQCLASCLLTPGTIATGLCPPPTGAIALVEIEHPGGMIDVTVDYDNTAEGFRLKSAGLLRTARLLARGEVMVPSAIWPGHASGQGI, from the coding sequence GTGAGTCAGACTGCCATTCCCTTTCTCTTCATGCGCGGCGGCACGTCGCGTGGCCCCTATTTCAACCGCGCCGACCTGCCGGACGATCGCGAGACGCTGGCGGCCGTACTGCTCGCCGTCATGGGCTCCGGGCATCTCCTCAATATCGACGGGATCGGCGGCGGCGCGGCTGTGACGACGAAGGTCGCGATGCTGTCGCGATCAGACAGCAATGCGGCCGATGTCGATTACTTCTTTGCGCAGGTGTCCGTCGAAGACCGGCGCGTCGATTTCAAGCCGACATGCGGCAATATCCTGTCCGGTGTTGGCCCCGCGGCCATCGAAATGGGCCTTGTCGCGCCGATGGGCGACCAGACGGCCGTGCGCATACGCGCCGTGAATACGGGCGCGCTGGTCAAGGCCATCGTCGAGACCCCCGGTGGGGTCGTGCGCTACGACGGATCGGCGGCCATAGCGGGGGTTCCGGGACAGGCCGCCCCTGTCCTTCTCAATTTCATGGACGTCGTCGGCTCGGCCACAGGCGCCCTGCTTCCTACCGGCCAGCCCCGTGACGAAATCGACGGCATCGCGGTGACCTGCATGGATGTCGCCATGCCCATGGTCATCGCGCGGGCGTGCGATTTCGGCCTGACCGGCCATGAAAGCGCGGCTGAGCTCGATGCCAATACGGATTTCTTCGCGCGCATGGAGGCCATCCGGATCGAGGCCGGGCGCCGTATGGGGCTGGGCGACGTATCACAGTCGGTGACACCGAAATTCGGCCTTCTGGCGCCGCCGCAGGCCGGCGGGACAGTCGCCGCACGCTATTTCATGCCGTGGAAAACCCATCCGACCATGGCCGTGACGGGCGCGCAATGCCTGGCCTCCTGCCTGCTGACGCCGGGGACGATCGCGACGGGGTTATGCCCGCCGCCGACCGGTGCGATCGCATTGGTGGAGATCGAGCATCCGGGCGGCATGATCGACGTGACCGTCGACTACGACAATACAGCGGAAGGCTTTCGCCTGAAATCGGCGGGGCTCCTGCGCACCGCCCGGCTGCTCGCGCGCGGCGAAGTCATGGTGCCGAGCGCAATTTGGCCGGGGCATGCGTCGGGTCAGGGCATATAG